A DNA window from Camelina sativa cultivar DH55 chromosome 17, Cs, whole genome shotgun sequence contains the following coding sequences:
- the LOC104754567 gene encoding RING-H2 finger protein ATL1-like — translation MDLTDRRNPFNNFVFPPPPPPSTTFTSPIFPRTSSTGTNFPILAIAVIGILATAFLLVSYYIFVIKCCLNWHQIDIFRRRRRSSDQNPLMIYSPHEVNKGLDESAIRAIPIFKFKKRNVVAGEEDQDKSSQECSVCLNEFQEDEKLRIIPNCCHVFHIDCIDIWLQGNANCPLCRTSVSCDASFPLDLISAPSSSPENSSPSRNRNLEHGMVLGGDDDFVVIELGASNGNNRESVRDRDFRTEQERVALDEVLTGHIAKLINPSPRNIDHRAMHRKERKFHKVMSMGDECINTRGKDMQFGEIQPIRRSISMDSSADRQLYLAVQEAMNRRKEQIPVARDGGGCTEDSSSSGPSGNNRVMKRCFFSFGSSRTSKSSSILPVYLEP, via the coding sequence ATGGATCTAACAGACCGTCGTAAcccttttaataattttgtcttTCCGCCGCCGCCACCGCCATCAACGACTTTCACAAGCCCTATTTTCCCACGAACAAGCTCCACCGGCACGAACTTCCCCATTCTCGCAATCGCAGTGATCGGAATCTTAGCCACTGCGTTCTTGCTTGTGAGTTACTACATCTTCGTGATCAAATGCTGTCTTAACTGGCACCAAATAGACATCTTCCGCCGCCGCAGACGAAGCAGTGACCAAAACCCTCTAATGATTTACTCTCCTCATGAGGTCAACAAAGGACTCGACGAATCCGCCATTAGGGCAATCCCAATCTTTAAGTTCAAGAAGAGAAACGTTGTTGCAGGAGAAGAAGATCAGGATAAGAGCTCTCAAGAATGCTCTGTTTGCTTAAACGAGTTTCAAGAAGACGAGAAGCTTCGGATTATTCCAAACTGCTGCCACGTGTTTCACATCGACTGTATCGATATTTGGCTTCAGGGGAATGCGAATTGTCCCTTGTGTAGAACCAGCGTTTCTTGCGATGCAAGTTTCCCTCTTGACCTAATCTCTGCACCGAGTTCTTCCCCGGAGAACAGCTCTCCTTCTCGGAACCGGAATCTTGAACACGGCATGGTTTTAGGAGGCGACGATGATTTTGTCGTTATCGAGCTTGGGGCCAGTAATGGTAATAACAGAGAAAGCGTGAGAGACAGAGACTTCCGTACGGAACAAGAAAGGGTTGCTTTGGACGAGGTATTGACTGGACACATCGCAAAACTGATCAATCCTTCGCCTAGAAACATTGATCATCGCGCAATGCAtaggaaagagagaaaatttcACAAAGTGATGAGTATGGGAGACGAATGTATCAACACTCGAGGCAAAGATATGCAATTCGGTGAAATTCAGCCCATAAGAAGATCGATCTCAATGGATTCATCGGCGGATCGTCAGCTGTATCTGGCTGTGCAAGAAGCAATGAATCGGAGAAAGGAGCAGATTCCTGTGGCCAGAGACGGTGGAGGTTGTACGGAAGATAGTAGCAGTAGTGGACCTAGTGGTAATAACAGAGTGATGAAGagatgtttcttctcttttggaaGTAGTAGAACTTCAAAAAGTTCCTCAATATTACCTGTCTATTTGGAACCCTAa